The nucleotide sequence GCATCGAGTTCGAGCCGCTGGCCCACCGGCGCGATCACGTCGTCGTCGGCGTCGACCCGGGGACGACCACCGCCGTCGCCGTCGTCGGACTCGACGGCGAGGTCCTTGAGGTCCACTCGACCCGGACTGCGGACACCGCCGCAGTCATCGAGTGGATCATCGAACGCGGGCGGCCGATCGTCGTCGCCGCGGACGTCACGCCGATGCCCGAAACCGTCGAGAAACTCCGCCGGAGTTTCGACGCGGCCAGCTGGACACCCGACAGCGACCTGCCCGTCGACGAAAAACTCCACCGGACGCGCGAGGAAGCCTACGACAACGACCACGAACGCGACGCCCTGGCGGCCGCCCTCGAGGCCTTCGACGATCACGAAGACCAGTTCGAGCGCGTTGCCGCCAAGGTCCCGCCGCGCGAGGAGGTCGGTCCCGTCCTGGCCCGCGTTGTCGCCGGCGAGGAGTCCGTCGAGAGCGTCCTGGACGACCTCGCGGACGACGACGGCGAACCCCCGGAGCCGACCGAACACACCCCACGCGAACTCACCGCCGAGGAGAAGCAGATCAAGCGCCTCCAGGACCGGGTCGACCGACTCGAGTCCCACGTCGCGGATCTCAACGAGACGATCGAAACGAAAGACGGGACGATCAGCGACCTCCGGGACAAACTCGAATCGGCCCGCAGCGAGCAGCGAGCGGAGACCCGCAAACGGCGGGAAGTGACCCGCCTCGAACGCGAGAACGACCGCCTCGAACGCGAACTACAGAGCGAGCGTGAGCGAGTCGAGGACCTGGAGGGCAAGCTCGAACGGCTGAAAGCGCTCTGGAAGCTCGACCACTCCAATTTCGCCGAGGTCGAGGAGACCAAGGAGGGGCTCGTCCCCGTGAAGGTCGTCGAGAAGTTCACGACCGCGGCGATCGAGGACGCCGACGACCGGTTCGGACTCGCGGAAGGCGACATCATCCTCTTCCGTGACGCGACGGGTGCGGGCCGCTCGACGGCCGAGCGACTGGCTGATCTCGACCCACGGCTCGTCCTCCGAACGGGTGGTCTCTCGGACGTCTCCGACGAAGTGCTCTTCGAGGAGGACGTCCCGGTCGCGCCGGCCGAGAACGTCACCGTCCAGGAGGTCGACGAACTCGCCGTCGCCCGCGAACGTGAGGTCGAGGAAGCCATCGAAGAGTGGAAAGAGTACGCGAGCGAGCGCAAGAAGGCCCGGACCGCGGAGATGGTCGACACGCTGATCAGCGAACACCGGGCGTCGGGCCACGGCGGCAGCGTGTGAAGGTGTCGTCCGGGCGAACGTTTTTGTCCCCCGAAGTCCCGGTCGATATCGAGAGATGTCCCAGGACGTCACGCTGGCAGTCGGCGACAGCACGTATCCCGGACGACTGAACACGCCCGAGGAGCCTTCAGATCGCGGGATACTGATCGTTCCCGGCGCGGGACACGGGCCGTTCGGCGACGTGTTCCTCCGTTTTGCCCGGAGAGCAGCCGAGGACGGACACTACGTTGCCCGATTCGAGACGTGGATATCCCCCAACGACCTGGAGGCTAAAACCGACGAAGACTTCCGGGCGGAACTGGCGGCCGGCGTCGAGTTCCTTCGTTCGCGGGGCTGTTCGACGATCACGGTCGTCGCCAAGAGTTTCGGCGGCCGAGTGGCTCTAGAGCACCTGCCGGACGGCGTCGATCGGCTGGTACTGTGGGCTCCCGCAGTCCTGGCCGAAAACGCCGAGAACGTCCCCGAAGACGCCTGGGATCACCTGCCAGCCGTGACTCCCGGCGAATTCGGCGTCGACGTTCTGACTCGGATCCTCCAGGGTGACGACGACGGCATCCCCGTCGACAGTGCCGAGCGGATCGCCGAAGGATTGCCAGACGGCGAACTCGTGGTCCTCCCCGACGAGGATCACTCGTTTTTGCGTAACTATACACGCGTCATCGAGGAGACGGTAGCGTTCTTGCCGGAGTGACGGCAGTCGGCGGCGAGTCACCGGGATCCGTCTGTCTTCGGGGTGAGAATATTTGTGTCTCAGAACACGAGGATATCTCATGGAACAATTCGTCGCCGAGAACCTCGATCGGTACGGAGACACCCAGGGTGTCCTGCCCGAGCGGCTGGAGGACTTCGGTGAACAGTATCGCGAGCAGGGATACCTGACGCGCGACCAGCTGTACGAACTGGCCTACGAGACCGCGACCCGGAGCGCCTATCACGTCGAGTCCAACCCCGAAGCGCGCTGTATCGAAGTGACGCGAAACGTCCGAACAGTCGAAGGCGATTTCTCGAAGGTGCAGCTGCTCTCCGGCCTCTCGGGATTCAAAGCCCCCGTCGCCTCGGCGGTTTTGACGGCGCTGGATCCCGAGCGCCACGCCGTGGTGGACACCCGCGTCTGGGCCGCCCTAGAACGGCTGGAGTATCTCGACGGGCGCAAGGAGAACTTCGACGCCGCCGACTACGTGACGATGATCGAACCGATCCGCGAAATCGCCGACGAGACAGGGTATTCACCGGCAGACGTCGGCTACGCGCTGTTCGCCTACGACGACCACGTCCGGGAAGGCACACTTCACTGACTGTCCGTCGTGAAGACTCGGATAAGCGCGCTGAATCGAACGGCGTCGGACCTTACTCAGGGCCAGGTTCCTCGGGAGTCGATTCGCCGCCACGTAGTTTGGCGGCGACGACGGCGATGGTTGCAAACAGTACAGCACCGACAGCGAGTTTCTTTTTCGAACGCATACTCGGCCGTTGGTCGCTATGGGATATAAACCGACGACCAGAGCTTCCGAGCCAGCAGTACGGGGGATCAAGGACCGTGGTGCCGACGAGTTGTCCGCCAGTCGGTCGCTGTGATCACCAAACGGAATTCTTAGGCCCGCCGATCACCCAGGACGGCTATGCGCGATCACTTCGAACTCCAGGCGTACGACGCCATGGGGCGGCTCGGCGAGTTGACCGTCCCGCGGGCGGACGTCACCGTCGAGACGCCCGCACTGCTGCCGGTCATCAACCCCCACCACGAGACGATCGATCCCGGACGGCTGGCGGAGTTCGGAGCCGAGATCCTGATCACGAACAGCTACGTGATCTACGGGAGCGACGAGGTCCGAGAGCCGGCGCTCGACGATGGATTGCACGACCTGCTGGATTTCGACGGCGCGATCATGACCGACTCGGGATCGTTTCAGCTGGCCGAGTACGGCGAGATCGACGTCAATACGACTGAGATCCTCGAATTCCAGCGTGAGATCGGATCGGACATCGCGACGCCGGTGGACATCCCGACACCGCCCGACGCCGACCGCGAGCAGGTCGGCCGGGAGATGGAGACGACACAGGCTCGACTCGAAACGGCCGCCGACTTCGACGCCGGGGAGATGCTGCTCAACGCGCCAGTCCAGGGGGCGACCTACCCCGATCTTCGGGAGCAGGCCGCTCGGGACGCGTACGCGACGGGGCTCGATGTCTTTCCGATCGGCGCGGTCGTCCCGCTGTTGAACGATTACCGGTACGCCGAGATAGTCGACGCCGTTGCCGGGGCCAAGCGCGGCCTGGGCGAGGACGCCCCGGTCCACCTCTTCGGCGCGGGCCATCCCATGATGTTCGCCCTCGCCGTCGCGGCCGGCTGTGATCTGTTCGACTCTGCCGCCTACGCCCTGTACGCCCGCGACGGCCGATATCTGACCGTCCGCGGGACCGAACACCTCGACGAACTCGAACACTTCCCGTGTGAATGCCCCGTCTGCTCGACCCGAACTCCCGCGGAGCTGCGCGACCGGCCGACTCACGAGCGCACCAAACTGCTGGCCGAGCACAACCTCCACGTCTCCTTCGGCGAAATGCGCCGTATCAAGGGGGCGATCCGGCAGGGGAATCTGCTGGAACTTGTCGAGACCCGCGCTCGCGCCCACCCGACAATGCTCGACGGCTACCGGGCGCTGCTCGACCACGCCGAACAGCTCGAACGCACCGACCCCGCCTCGAAGGACGCCTTCTTCTACCTTTCGGGGGAGAGCGCCGACCGCCCGGAGGTCCGGCGACATCACGATCGACTCGCGCGGCTGTCACCGCCCGCGGACCTCGTGCTCGCGGCCGATCCCGACGCTCACGCTGGATCGGACGCCGACGTCTGGGCGGTCGAGCCTCCCTTCGGGCCGGTCCCGCGTGGCCTCGATCAGACCTATCCACTCACGGCGGAGCTGCCCGAGCGACTCGACGGCCGGGCCTACCGGGCCGCTGCTCGTGGCGTGAATCGTCTCGCCGAGACGAGTGACGCCGCGATCACGCTCGTCGACGACGGCTGGCCGGCGAGCGCACTCGACCTCGTCGCCGAGGGCGTGGACATCGACACGACAGTCGAAGAGTGACAGACGCTTACCGGATCGCTCCGCTGGATCGACTGCCGGCATCGCCGAACCCGGTAAGGTCTGACAGCACCCGTGCGTTTTCCCGTCGGGTCGCCGTTTCGCCAGTATGAGTCAGTTCGACCGGACCAAAGAGTCCGGCAACGAATCGGGGGCAGGGACCGAGACCGGTCCGGGACCGGCCCGGACCGAGTCGCGGATCCCGCCGGCGGAGGTCTTTTCCATTCTGGGCAACGACACGCGGGTGGCCATCCTCCGGGCCATGCTGGAACTGGACGCGGACGAGCAGCCGGTCAGCTTCACGGCCATCTTCGAGCAGGTCGACATCGCCGACAGCGCCAACTTCAGCTACCACCTCGAGAAGTTGACGGGTCATTTCGTCGCCCAGCGCGAGGACGGCTACGTGTTCCGGTATCCCGGCCGGAAGGTCGTGAGTTCGATCTTCACCGGGACGCTG is from Halorhabdus sp. BNX81 and encodes:
- a CDS encoding DUF460 domain-containing protein, which encodes MQRTAALDDVIFGVDVQSGDVRGDAPSYALVIFDGESIDRDVVSRRKLRRLIEDEEPAIVATDNMYELAADKDALVHFLRELPDGTRLVQVTGDEQPEPLSRVASRHGVPYGKDPMKEAEAAARLAAGNVGYAVSAFSETTEVKVSRGRSTGGGGGWSEDRFTRRIHGSVKKLAREVERELEAANLEYDRNVTEKYGGFSNAIFEVEAPPEDIPVSRERSGDTRIEIERERLEGIEFEPLAHRRDHVVVGVDPGTTTAVAVVGLDGEVLEVHSTRTADTAAVIEWIIERGRPIVVAADVTPMPETVEKLRRSFDAASWTPDSDLPVDEKLHRTREEAYDNDHERDALAAALEAFDDHEDQFERVAAKVPPREEVGPVLARVVAGEESVESVLDDLADDDGEPPEPTEHTPRELTAEEKQIKRLQDRVDRLESHVADLNETIETKDGTISDLRDKLESARSEQRAETRKRREVTRLERENDRLERELQSERERVEDLEGKLERLKALWKLDHSNFAEVEETKEGLVPVKVVEKFTTAAIEDADDRFGLAEGDIILFRDATGAGRSTAERLADLDPRLVLRTGGLSDVSDEVLFEEDVPVAPAENVTVQEVDELAVAREREVEEAIEEWKEYASERKKARTAEMVDTLISEHRASGHGGSV
- a CDS encoding alpha/beta hydrolase; protein product: MSQDVTLAVGDSTYPGRLNTPEEPSDRGILIVPGAGHGPFGDVFLRFARRAAEDGHYVARFETWISPNDLEAKTDEDFRAELAAGVEFLRSRGCSTITVVAKSFGGRVALEHLPDGVDRLVLWAPAVLAENAENVPEDAWDHLPAVTPGEFGVDVLTRILQGDDDGIPVDSAERIAEGLPDGELVVLPDEDHSFLRNYTRVIEETVAFLPE
- the tgtA gene encoding tRNA guanosine(15) transglycosylase TgtA; protein product: MRDHFELQAYDAMGRLGELTVPRADVTVETPALLPVINPHHETIDPGRLAEFGAEILITNSYVIYGSDEVREPALDDGLHDLLDFDGAIMTDSGSFQLAEYGEIDVNTTEILEFQREIGSDIATPVDIPTPPDADREQVGREMETTQARLETAADFDAGEMLLNAPVQGATYPDLREQAARDAYATGLDVFPIGAVVPLLNDYRYAEIVDAVAGAKRGLGEDAPVHLFGAGHPMMFALAVAAGCDLFDSAAYALYARDGRYLTVRGTEHLDELEHFPCECPVCSTRTPAELRDRPTHERTKLLAEHNLHVSFGEMRRIKGAIRQGNLLELVETRARAHPTMLDGYRALLDHAEQLERTDPASKDAFFYLSGESADRPEVRRHHDRLARLSPPADLVLAADPDAHAGSDADVWAVEPPFGPVPRGLDQTYPLTAELPERLDGRAYRAAARGVNRLAETSDAAITLVDDGWPASALDLVAEGVDIDTTVEE